From Coffea arabica cultivar ET-39 chromosome 2e, Coffea Arabica ET-39 HiFi, whole genome shotgun sequence, the proteins below share one genomic window:
- the LOC113731470 gene encoding protein TIC 21, chloroplastic-like produces MQTLLLPAARSGTAPLAPPTSVVYSNPSLPHLLLLSHQSSLHLAPLSLSFSKLLKTHQPLFSPQLSTFDNRLFKTLASGTVSTPYPAPNDDAEKAKLAQVAKRLESTSRYFKRLGGLGFWGQLVCTVVAAVILSFSVVITGKITSPATFYATGGGIAAAFISVFWSFGYIRLSEKLRKTANDPSKAPPRADVVKSLKNGIVVNLLGMGAAILGMQATVGLLVAKALTTSANPYYQGVAPGSSPVLALDVFLVQASANTILSHFLGLVFSLELLRSVTLPPSESIPVFKAA; encoded by the exons ATGCAAACTCTCCTTCTGCCGGCTGCTCGCTCCGGCACCGCACCGCTAGCGCCGCCGACTTCAGTGGTGTATTCAAACCCCTCACTGCCTCACCTCCTCCTCCTATCCCACCAATCGAGCCTCCACTTGGCACCACTTTCTCTCTCATTCTCTAAACTTCTCAAAACCCACCAACCTCTGTTTTCACCACAATTATCCACTTTCGACAACAGATTATTCAAAACCCTCGCCTCCGGCACTGTATCTACTCCTTATCCAGCCCCCAATGACGACGCTGAAAAGGCCAAGCTTGCTCAG GTTGCGAAGAGATTAGAGAGTACATCAAGATATTTCAAAAGATTGGGAGGTTTAGGATTTTGGGGGCAGCTTGTTTGTACAGTGGTTGCGGCTGTGATCCTATCATTTTCAGTTGTTATTACCGGGAAGATCACATCACCTGCGACGTTTTATGCAACAGGTGGAGGAATTGCAGCTGCTTTCATTTCTGTTTTCTGGTCTTTTGGCTACATTCGTCTCTCTGAAAAGCTTCGGAAGACTGCCAATGATCCTTCCAAG GCTCCTCCACGTGCTGATGTCgttaaaagtttgaaaaatggtATAGTTGTGAACCTTCTGGGAATGGGTGCGGCAATACTTGGCATGCAAGCCACTGTAGGATTGCTGGTTGCCAAGGCTCTCACCACATCAGCTAATCCTTATTATCAGGGTGTCGCTCCTGGAAGCAGTCCTGTTCTTGCATTGGATGTGTTCTTGGTACAG GCATCTGCAAATACTATCCTTTCACATTTTCTGGGCCTTGTATTCTCGCTTGAATTGTTGCGGTCAGTCACCCTGCCGCCTTCAGAAAGCATTCCAGTTTTCAAGGCTGCATGA
- the LOC113731471 gene encoding tubulin-folding cofactor B, translating to MASSLQNIQGDDSVLLRVTHSNIKTFSADVRFSLEMSVEAVKDKLWKKCGTSVDSMCLQLYDDTGAKVADIHDNTRPFGFYSPLAGYRLHVIDLDPSSVTSGGWLEDTSLVEKYTISDEAYGKRDGTFRKFKEKLAQQNPSLLEPKIADNYMEDLCTNIKVGDRCEVEPGEKRGEVKFVGRAESLAPGFWVGVQFDEPLGKHDGKQKGKRYFDCPPLHGVMVRPDKVKVGDYPERDPFEEDEI from the exons ATGGCTTCCAGTCTACAGAACATTCAAGGAGATGACTCGGTTCTTTTACGCGTAACTCATTCTAACATCAAGACCTTTTCTGCTGATGTCCGCTTCTCTCTTGAG ATGTCAGTAGAAGCTGTAAAAGATAAGTTGTGGAAAAAGTGTGGTACTTCTGTAGATTCAATGTGCCTTCAGCTCTATGATGATACTGGTGCCAAAGTTGCAGACATCCATGATAACACCAGACCATTTGGTTTTTATTCCCCGTTGGCCGG TTACCGGCTGCATGTTATTGATCTTGATCCCTCATCAGTAACTTCTGGTGGTTGGTTGGAGGATACTTCTCTTGTGGAAAAATACACGATCTCTGACGAAGCTTATGGAAAACGTGATG GTACATTCAGAAAGTTCAAGGAAAAACTAGCACAGCAAAATCCTTCCCTTCTGGAGCCTAAA ATAGCGGACAACTACATGGAAGATCTTTGCACGAACATTAAG GTAGGAGATAGATGTGAAGTTGAACCTGGGGAGAAAAGAGGTGAGGTGAAATTTGTTGGTCGTGCTGAATCACTTGCACCTGGTTTCTGGGTTGGAGTTCAGTTTGATGAACCACTAGGAAAACATGATGGCAA GCAGAAAGGAAAGCGCTATTTTGATTGCCCGCCACTTCATGGTGTGATGGTCAGACCTGACAAAGTAAAG GTTGGTGACTATCCGGAGCGAGATCCGTTTGAAGAGGATGAGATATGA